One window from the genome of Rhodobacteraceae bacterium S2214 encodes:
- a CDS encoding NAD(P)-dependent alcohol dehydrogenase — MFASSYSRYGSPDVLELIELPTPTPKSNDILVQIVATTVSAGDWRARSLTMPKGLGLVGRLVFGITGPRKQILGTEFSGVVVAKGADVTNFEIGDAVIGFPGASFGAHAEFITMPANGKVVRKPDNLSFENATAIPFGATTAFDFLVNKTKLRKGQTVLINGASGAVGSACVQIAKHIGAHVTAVCSGRNVALVKEIGADKVINYREQSVISPTDTYDVVVDTVGTLSWAQAQHGIKVGGKMVLIAGKTSDMIFGGIKAKLAGKTMIGGVASEAPDILAAVVQLAAQGNYRPVIDRVFAFDDMQAAHAHVDTGRKRGNVLITVAQPSNIEIVA; from the coding sequence ATGTTTGCCTCTTCATATTCCCGATACGGATCACCCGACGTTCTAGAGCTGATCGAATTGCCGACGCCCACGCCAAAGTCCAACGATATCCTCGTGCAAATCGTCGCGACCACCGTAAGCGCGGGGGATTGGCGGGCGCGCAGCCTGACGATGCCAAAGGGGCTTGGACTGGTTGGCCGTTTGGTGTTCGGCATCACAGGGCCACGCAAGCAAATCCTTGGAACAGAGTTTTCGGGCGTTGTTGTCGCGAAGGGTGCAGATGTCACCAATTTTGAAATTGGCGACGCAGTTATCGGGTTTCCCGGCGCATCCTTTGGTGCCCATGCCGAATTCATCACGATGCCGGCCAATGGCAAAGTCGTCCGCAAACCCGACAACCTGTCATTTGAAAACGCCACCGCAATCCCGTTTGGGGCAACGACGGCCTTCGATTTCCTTGTGAACAAGACAAAGCTGCGAAAAGGGCAAACCGTTTTGATTAACGGAGCATCGGGTGCGGTGGGGTCGGCCTGCGTACAAATTGCGAAGCACATCGGCGCACATGTCACTGCGGTCTGCAGCGGAAGAAACGTCGCATTGGTCAAAGAAATAGGGGCGGACAAGGTCATTAACTACCGCGAGCAATCAGTCATATCACCGACCGATACCTATGACGTCGTTGTCGACACAGTCGGCACGCTGTCATGGGCGCAGGCCCAACACGGTATCAAAGTCGGGGGCAAAATGGTCCTGATCGCGGGCAAAACGTCCGACATGATTTTTGGGGGGATCAAAGCGAAACTGGCGGGCAAGACAATGATTGGCGGTGTGGCAAGCGAAGCACCGGATATTCTTGCGGCGGTTGTTCAACTTGCGGCACAGGGGAACTATCGGCCTGTGATTGATCGTGTCTTTGCATTCGACGATATGCAAGCCGCGCATGCCCATGTCGATACTGGACGCAAACGCGGCAATGTTCTGATAACCGTAGCGCAACCGTCCAACATCGAAATTGTCGCTTGA
- a CDS encoding LysR family transcriptional regulator, with product MHMCMDWRAVTFDWNKARAFLVTAEEGSLSAAARALGMAQPTLGRQVDGLEQELGVVLFERVGRGLTLTPSGLELLEHVRDMGAAAGRVSLAALGQSQALEGTISISASETYAAVLLPPIIAKLRKEEPGIHVEIVVTNQASDLLRREADIALRNFRPTEPDLVAKKIGMADAILYATPAYIDQLGSPKTPYDLRHADFVNLDRAGMMLKGLNTLGLGLTEANFPLLTESYLVMWELVKQGTAIGILDSLIGDAEPAVVRVLPDLEPLTFPIWLVAHRELTTSRRIRRVYDFLVEELKR from the coding sequence ATGCATATGTGCATGGATTGGCGTGCGGTAACATTTGATTGGAATAAGGCACGGGCGTTTTTGGTGACGGCCGAAGAAGGATCTTTGTCGGCCGCCGCACGCGCGCTGGGCATGGCGCAGCCGACACTGGGACGGCAAGTGGACGGCTTGGAACAGGAACTGGGCGTGGTTCTGTTTGAAAGGGTCGGGCGGGGCCTGACGCTGACGCCAAGCGGGTTGGAACTGCTCGAACATGTGCGCGACATGGGGGCGGCTGCTGGACGTGTTTCGCTTGCCGCTCTTGGCCAATCGCAAGCGCTGGAGGGGACGATTAGCATCTCTGCCAGCGAAACTTACGCTGCTGTCCTCTTGCCGCCGATCATCGCGAAACTGCGCAAAGAAGAACCCGGCATTCACGTCGAAATTGTCGTCACCAATCAGGCCAGTGATCTGTTGCGGCGCGAAGCGGATATCGCGTTGCGGAACTTCCGCCCGACCGAACCCGATCTCGTCGCGAAAAAGATCGGTATGGCCGATGCGATCCTGTACGCGACGCCAGCCTATATCGATCAGTTGGGGTCGCCCAAGACGCCATACGACTTGCGGCATGCGGATTTTGTGAATCTGGACAGGGCCGGGATGATGTTGAAAGGACTCAACACGCTTGGGCTGGGGCTGACAGAGGCGAACTTTCCGCTTTTGACAGAAAGCTATTTGGTAATGTGGGAACTCGTGAAGCAGGGCACTGCAATCGGAATCCTCGATTCCCTGATTGGCGATGCAGAACCCGCCGTCGTGCGTGTCTTGCCTGATCTCGAACCGCTGACTTTCCCGATATGGCTTGTCGCACATCGCGAATTGACGACGAGCAGACGGATCCGAAGGGTCTACGATTTCCTTGTCGAAGAACTGAAACGTTAG
- a CDS encoding DUF4386 domain-containing protein, with protein sequence MTRTVHHQWDAIAARYAGALYLAIAVCGGFSIGYVPMQIVGPDGAASLANLKANEGLFLLGVFADCAVILFELAITAVLYQLFRSISPLMSTIALISRAGMIVVMGLNLLIWVLPYALLQSASGPHVSPEMVQLSFRAHDLGVFVWQLFFGVHLLALGWLTVRSSIVPTILGRGLFIGAFGYLIQGVVELMFIDLPIINALIILLLIIVTVSEISFGLWLLIRGAHKPSTTALSFA encoded by the coding sequence ATGACCCGAACAGTTCATCACCAATGGGACGCTATCGCTGCACGTTATGCTGGTGCGCTTTACCTCGCTATCGCCGTGTGTGGCGGTTTCAGTATTGGGTATGTGCCGATGCAAATCGTTGGCCCTGACGGCGCGGCCTCTCTTGCGAACCTGAAAGCCAACGAAGGGCTTTTCTTGCTTGGCGTGTTTGCCGATTGCGCTGTCATCTTGTTCGAATTGGCCATCACTGCTGTTTTGTATCAATTGTTCCGTTCTATCAGTCCGTTGATGTCGACCATCGCGCTGATTTCCCGCGCAGGCATGATCGTCGTCATGGGCCTAAACCTGCTGATCTGGGTGTTGCCTTACGCATTATTGCAATCGGCATCAGGCCCGCACGTATCGCCAGAAATGGTTCAACTCAGCTTCCGAGCCCACGACCTTGGTGTTTTCGTCTGGCAGCTTTTCTTTGGGGTACATTTGCTCGCGCTTGGCTGGCTAACTGTACGATCGTCAATCGTGCCGACCATCTTGGGACGAGGCCTGTTCATTGGGGCCTTTGGTTACCTGATCCAAGGTGTCGTCGAGCTAATGTTTATCGACCTACCGATCATTAACGCTCTCATCATCTTGCTTCTGATCATCGTCACAGTGTCAGAAATTAGCTTCGGTCTTTGGTTGCTGATCCGTGGCGCACACAAGCCATCCACAACCGCACTTTCATTTGCCTAA